One window of the Manihot esculenta cultivar AM560-2 chromosome 14, M.esculenta_v8, whole genome shotgun sequence genome contains the following:
- the LOC110600066 gene encoding GDSL esterase/lipase At5g03980-like gives MLRTKASAILCIFLLLHVSAAQQGQGPICPFQAIYQFGDSISDTGNLILEGPVGAASYAARLPYGETTFHRPTGRCSNGLLMIDYLSTALQLSLLNPYLKRGVSFDHGVNFAVAGSTALNSSFFTARGIRAPSSDSPLSRQLYWFRTHLSSVCHTSGDCARILRRALFLVGEIGGNDYNYAFFQGKPIEEIRTYVPYVVGAIVNAVREVIRLGSVRIVVPGNFPVGCFPIYLSSFPSTNPLAYDDKGCLSGLNEFASYHNSYLQQSLALLRQEFPHAVILYGDYYTAFQSVLRNPYLRFDQTALLRACCGTGGLYNYDGSRMCGSPGVFACPNPHQHISWDGVHLTQEAYHHMSEFLISSILSNIQCV, from the coding sequence ATGCTTCGCACCAAAGCCTCTGCAATTTTGTGCATATTCCTCCTGCTCCATGTGAGTGCTGCCCAACAAGGGCAAGGGCCGATATGTCCCTTTCAGGCCATATACCAGTTTGGAGATTCAATCTCTGATACAGGCAACCTTATTCTCGAAGGTCCTGTGGGAGCAGCATCTTATGCTGCTCGTCTTCCTTATGGTGAAACAACCTTTCACAGGCCTACAGGCCGCTGCTCCAATGGACTTCTCATGATCGATTACCTTTCTACGGCTCTTCAGCTTTCTCTTCTCAACCCTTACCTGAAAAGAGGTGTTTCGTTTGATCATGGTGTCAACTTTGCAGTAGCGGGAAGTACAGCACTCAACAGTTCATTCTTTACAGCAAGGGGAATTCGAGCTCCGTCTTCTGATAGTCCTCTAAGTCGTCAGCTTTATTGGTTCAGAACACATCTAAGCTCTGTTTGCCATACATCAGGAGACTGTGCAAGAATTCTTAGGAGGGCTCTTTTCCTGGTGGGTGAAATAGGAGGCAATGACTACAACTATGCATTCTTCCAAGGGAAACCTATCGAAGAAATTCGGACATATGTGCCCTATGTGGTCGGAGCAATAGTTAATGCTGTAAGAGAAGTGATTCGCCTTGGTTCTGTAAGGATTGTTGTTCCTGGAAACTTCCCTGTCGGATGTTTTCCTATATATCTCTCCTCATTTCCTTCAACAAATCCTTTAGCTTATGATGATAAGGGTTGCCTGAGTGGACTAAATGAATTCGCGTCGTATCATAACAGTTATCTTCAACAGTCTCTGGCCTTGCTCAGACAGGAATTTCCTCATGCAGTGATCCTCTATGGTGACTATTATACTGCCTTCCAATCAGTTCTCCGTAACCCATATCTGAGATTTGATCAAACAGCCCTTTTGAGAGCTTGCTGTGGCACTGGAGGGTTATATAACTACGATGGAAGTAGGATGTGTGGGTCGCCTGGTGTGTTTGCTTGCCCTAATCCGCATCAACACATTAGCTGGGACGGTGTGCATTTGACACAGGAGGCCTATCACCACATGTCAGAGTTTCTCATTAGCAGCATTCTTTCTAATATCCAGTGCGTCTGA